From the genome of Mixophyes fleayi isolate aMixFle1 chromosome 2, aMixFle1.hap1, whole genome shotgun sequence, one region includes:
- the BUD23 gene encoding 18S rRNA (guanine-N(7))-methyltransferase gives MAGSVRRPEQTGPPELFYNENEARKYTHNSRIMEIQTQMSERAVELLCLPEDQPCFLLDVGCGSGLSGDHISEQGHHWVGIDISTAMLDVALEREVEGDLILGDMGQGIPFRAGTFDGCISISALQWLCNADKKTHNPPRRLFRFFSTLYSSLSRGSRAVLQLYPENAEQLELVTAQAMRAGFTGGMVVDYPNSTKAKKFFLCLFAGASGVLPKGLGEESSEQRVLHQASFTNQRTRFKNARGKSVKKSRDWILEKKERRRRQGKEVRADTKFSGRKRRPHF, from the exons ATGGCTGGGAGTGTGAGACGTCCGGAGCAGACTGGACCCCCGGAACTG ttttacaatgaaaatgaAGCCAGAAAATACACCCACAA CTCCCGTATTATGGAGATTCAGACACAAATGTCAGAGCGCGCAGTAGAGCTTTTGTGCTTGCCTGAGGATCAGCCATGTTTTCTGCTGGATGTGGG CTGTGGTTCGGGGCTGAGTGGAGACCACATATCAGAGCAGGGACATCACTGGGTTGGGATTGATATCAGCACCGCCATGTTGG ATGTGGCGTTAGAACGTGAGGTGGAAGGGGATCTGATCCTTGGAGATATGGGCCAAGGTATACCTTTTCGCGCTGGCACTTTTGATGGCTGCATCAG TATATCTGCTCTGCAATGGCTCTGTAACGCTGATAAGAAGACTCACAACCCACCTCGACGGCTCTTCCGGTTTTTCTCCACTCTTTATTCTTCTCTG AGCCGGGGCTCACGTGCAGTTCTTCAATTGTATCCTGAGAATGCGGAGCAG CTGGAACTGGTAACCGCTCAGGCTATGAGAGCCGGCTTCACCGGTGGGATGGTAGTGGATTATCCCAACAGCACCAAAGCCAAAAA ATTTTTCTTATGTCTGTTTGCGGGTGCATCTGGGGTGTTACCTAAG GGTCTGGGGGAAGAGTCTTCTGAACAGAGAGTATTGCATCAAGCTTCATTCACTAACCAGAG AACACGATTTAAAAATGCCCGAGGGAAATCTGTGAAGAAAAGCAGGGACTGGATACTTGAGAAAAAGGAACGACGCAGACGACAAGGAAA
- the DNAJC30 gene encoding dnaJ homolog subfamily C member 30, mitochondrial has protein sequence MAEVSLRLFRGRTWQRCIEDGVPGRSKQGAMLTPSCVVSRTPCREKSAYASETSHKLLLKTVWPSRALKGKSLWESGDGVVTARHGVLFTSQWANSRAFSGQNGGHRSSAPSWGPPLYKSPTAYYDILEVSGKATQAQIKTAYYKQSFRFHPDRNSGDEASARQFGLVTEAYHILGSTSLRKKYDRGTLSLNDVQTAKKPNGKSSSSTFKEASGQKGASSNQTSKTPTKPMFDFDAFYQAHYGEQLAREQFWKARREHIEKKKEEKNLSKRLNRMNEFSALLLFLSAMVMLVSYRG, from the coding sequence ATGGCGGAGGTCAGCCTGAGGTTGTTCCGAGGTAGAACCTGGCAACGGTGTATAGAGGACGGTGTTCCGGGCAGAAGCAAGCAGGGCGCCATGTTGACTCCGTCATGTGTGGTTTCCAGAACACCCTGCAGAGAGAAGTCAGCCTATGCCTCAGAGACCAGCCATAAACTGCTGTTAAAAACAGTGTGGCCCTCAAGGGCCCTTAAAGGCAAGTCTTTGTGGGAGTCTGGGGATGGAGTGGTGACTGCGAGGCATGGGGTACTCTTCACCTCCCAGTGGGCCAACTCTAGAGCCTTCTCTGGCCAGAATGGGGGACACCGCAGTAGTGCTCCAAGTTGGGGACCCCCCCTGTACAAGAGCCCCACCGCCTACTATGACATCCTGGAGGTGTCAGGGAAAGCCACACAGGCCCAAATCAAAACTGCCTATTACAAGCAGTCCTTCCGCTTCCACCCAGACCGCAATAGTGGGGACGAGGCCTCCGCTAGGCAGTTTGGATTGGTGACAGAGGCGTACCATATACTGGGAAGCACCAGCTTGAGGAAGAAATACGATCGGGGGACCTTGAGCTTAAATGATGTTCAGACGGCAAAGAAGCCCAATGGAAAAAGCAGCAGCTCTACTTTTAAAGAGGCTTCAGGCCAGAAAGGGGCATCCAGCAACCAGACCTCCAAAACCCCCACCAAACCCATGTTCGATTTTGATGCCTTCTATCAGGCACATTATGGAGAGCAGCTGGCGAGAGAGCAGTTCTGGAAGGCAAGACGGGAACATATAGAgaaaaagaaggaagagaaaaacCTGTCAAAACGATTAAACAGGATGAATGAATTTTCTGCATTGCTTTTATTCCTATCAGCCATGGTTATGCTTGTGTCATACAGAGGATAA